A genomic stretch from Haemophilus parainfluenzae ATCC 33392 includes:
- a CDS encoding lysozyme inhibitor LprI family protein, whose amino-acid sequence MKKFLIALCSIILLTAANKNCDDIECHKNNIEEYKKELNKSFQELVRVDENKLVVDSFKESQMLWNKFIKEDCKFMNSPMSFTQGDGYIIVYYECLEDYYNIRIKQINKMINDIK is encoded by the coding sequence ATGAAAAAATTTTTAATAGCTCTTTGTTCTATAATTTTATTAACTGCAGCTAATAAAAATTGTGATGATATAGAATGTCATAAAAATAATATTGAAGAATATAAAAAAGAGTTAAATAAATCATTCCAAGAGTTAGTTAGAGTGGATGAAAATAAGCTTGTAGTAGATTCTTTTAAAGAGTCTCAGATGTTATGGAATAAATTTATAAAAGAAGACTGTAAGTTTATGAACTCGCCAATGTCTTTTACTCAAGGGGATGGATATATAATTGTTTATTATGAATGTTTAGAAGATTATTATAATATAAGAATAAAGCAGATTAATAAGATGATTAATGATATAAAGTAA
- a CDS encoding glycoside hydrolase family 19 protein, with the protein MSEQKKKAAPETEKVETPKIPHVAYPLKPRSNTTNLSQQYFNHLAGDESARFLFNNSGLWHQGIHLRASKFPSSEFENNKICAIADGKLVAYKVDSEYKSDNESESSKESAVYSTGFFLLKHEVAYPKDNFLYVARGSQLYSIANDEAVVLEKSQVEIMVPLSDVAKKTVKKKTDKTGKDYYNVQPYLYSLPHKHQEGGIYVDSSHLTHGLLFPGVNIFNQSGNGLCIFKYPLHQNIDPKSDLTTEQKNELDPMFKLIMDELDLEKDKNAAVSCEAGKLKDLLLSPVQQRRLTGIVAKHDSEWKKTRAADFSQTCGVYRANGKEEIAKRIEKRIADLSIKLEVDGFNTDKQAYYLHPLGMIGWLMPYSTCFCHRDFTVEEFKSIVTELRKGVLKHTNLWIPAISSGASPSDKTYEATVKELNRVMNKYEINTCLRKIHFLAQAYHETHYFQSMQEYTSPYTSKYDPYRGRGLIHLTHKKNYEKFSADMGDSNIVNNPSIVATNIAYAFESGGWFWKKGATLSNNKPGVWRYPNCAPKSIHERIKMEGANCNKSIVSYGNLQGTFGVLDLNVLADNDWGNTISWLINGGANGFDDRIKYRNLLKEIMKYELCKNKK; encoded by the coding sequence ATGTCAGAGCAAAAAAAGAAAGCAGCACCCGAGACAGAGAAGGTAGAAACCCCGAAAATACCTCATGTCGCTTACCCACTGAAACCGAGAAGCAATACCACGAATCTCTCTCAACAATACTTTAATCATCTTGCAGGAGATGAAAGTGCGCGCTTTTTATTTAATAATAGCGGTCTTTGGCATCAAGGCATTCATTTACGAGCATCAAAATTTCCGAGTAGTGAATTTGAGAATAACAAGATTTGTGCGATAGCCGATGGCAAACTGGTAGCTTATAAAGTGGATAGTGAATATAAATCCGATAATGAATCTGAATCATCAAAAGAAAGTGCGGTATATTCTACGGGCTTTTTTTTACTGAAGCATGAAGTGGCTTATCCGAAAGACAATTTTCTGTATGTAGCAAGGGGCAGTCAGCTTTATAGCATAGCGAATGATGAAGCGGTGGTGCTGGAGAAAAGCCAAGTTGAAATCATGGTGCCGTTATCAGATGTGGCAAAAAAAACAGTGAAGAAGAAAACGGATAAGACGGGCAAGGATTATTACAATGTACAACCTTATCTGTATAGTTTGCCACACAAGCATCAAGAGGGTGGTATTTATGTGGATAGTAGTCATTTAACGCATGGCTTATTGTTTCCTGGGGTGAATATTTTTAATCAATCTGGAAATGGGCTTTGTATATTCAAATATCCTCTTCATCAAAACATAGACCCGAAAAGTGATTTAACGACTGAGCAGAAAAATGAATTGGACCCGATGTTCAAATTGATTATGGACGAGTTGGATTTAGAGAAGGATAAAAACGCGGCGGTCTCATGTGAAGCAGGTAAGCTGAAGGATTTATTATTAAGCCCGGTGCAACAAAGAAGATTGACGGGAATCGTTGCCAAACATGACAGCGAATGGAAGAAGACCAGAGCGGCAGATTTTAGTCAAACCTGTGGTGTTTATCGTGCAAATGGAAAAGAAGAGATTGCGAAGAGAATAGAGAAACGGATAGCTGATTTATCGATAAAGCTAGAGGTGGACGGATTTAATACGGATAAGCAAGCGTATTATCTGCATCCGTTGGGGATGATTGGGTGGTTAATGCCTTATTCGACCTGCTTTTGTCATCGGGATTTTACGGTTGAGGAATTTAAGAGTATTGTGACAGAACTTAGAAAAGGGGTTCTTAAACATACTAATTTATGGATTCCAGCAATTTCTAGTGGAGCTTCTCCTAGCGATAAAACATATGAAGCAACCGTTAAAGAATTAAATAGGGTAATGAATAAATACGAAATTAATACCTGTTTAAGGAAAATTCATTTTCTTGCTCAAGCATATCATGAAACACACTATTTTCAGTCTATGCAAGAATATACTAGCCCTTATACTTCTAAATATGATCCTTATAGAGGTCGGGGGCTTATACACTTAACCCATAAGAAAAATTATGAAAAATTTAGCGCAGATATGGGCGATTCTAATATAGTTAATAATCCATCAATTGTTGCGACAAACATTGCATATGCATTTGAATCTGGAGGATGGTTTTGGAAAAAAGGAGCTACTCTTTCTAACAATAAGCCAGGTGTATGGAGATATCCTAATTGTGCTCCTAAAAGTATTCATGAGCGTATTAAGATGGAAGGAGCTAATTGTAATAAGTCCATAGTGTCTTATGGAAATTTACAGGGAACTTTTGGTGTTTTAGATCTTAATGTGTTGGCAGATAATGATTGGGGAAATACTATTAGTTGGCTTATCAACGGTGGCGCAAATGGATTCGATGATAGGATAAAATACAGAAATTTGTTAAAGGAGATTATGAAATATGAATTATGTAAAAATAAAAAGTAG
- a CDS encoding type VI secretion system Vgr family protein, translating into MRVVPGYGFTLEGHANSAFNQDWLVVRVEHFGKQTGSLDEEAGEEGNRYENTLFLIPHNKPWRSPLKPRPIIRGTQVAHVTGPEGEEIYCDEWGRVKLQFPWDRLGNFDEHSSCWVRVVQGWAGAQYGNMMIPRVGHEVLVKFLNGDPDQPIVVGRTYHSTTEPPYELPKHKTRMTIKSKTHKGNGFNELRFEDEMGREEVFIHAEKDLNHIVKHDETTQVGHDRTEQVGRNETIHIGNDRMETVGQDEDLTINRDQIRSIGRNRITKIEKDDILNVNNNRRVNVHADSLIKVGQDLTIEIAQNGSWVAGELFEQVCELFDLEGYDEVHIQGPAGEIVLNQEGITLIGNVYVEGPLTEDAGAADGVSPFETQPNGSQPVDIQDLIIS; encoded by the coding sequence ATGCGTGTCGTACCTGGTTATGGTTTTACTTTAGAAGGGCATGCCAATTCAGCCTTCAATCAAGATTGGCTAGTGGTGCGAGTAGAGCATTTTGGTAAACAAACAGGTAGCTTAGATGAAGAAGCGGGAGAAGAAGGCAACCGCTATGAAAACACACTTTTCCTGATTCCACACAACAAACCTTGGCGCAGTCCATTAAAACCTCGCCCGATTATTCGTGGTACACAAGTTGCCCATGTTACAGGCCCTGAAGGTGAAGAAATCTATTGTGATGAATGGGGAAGAGTCAAACTACAATTTCCTTGGGATAGATTAGGCAACTTTGATGAGCATAGCTCTTGTTGGGTACGGGTGGTGCAAGGTTGGGCGGGCGCACAATACGGTAATATGATGATTCCGCGAGTTGGCCATGAAGTGTTGGTGAAATTCCTAAATGGCGATCCGGACCAACCGATTGTGGTAGGGCGTACCTATCACAGTACCACCGAGCCCCCTTACGAGCTTCCCAAACATAAAACTCGCATGACGATTAAATCCAAAACCCATAAAGGCAATGGTTTTAACGAATTGCGTTTTGAAGATGAAATGGGACGTGAAGAAGTCTTTATTCATGCAGAGAAAGACCTTAATCATATTGTGAAACATGATGAAACCACCCAAGTGGGGCATGACCGCACAGAGCAAGTGGGCCGCAATGAAACAATCCATATAGGCAATGACCGAATGGAAACGGTTGGACAAGATGAAGACTTGACTATCAATCGAGACCAAATACGCAGTATTGGACGTAATCGAATCACGAAAATAGAAAAAGACGATATTCTGAATGTGAATAATAACCGTCGAGTCAACGTTCATGCTGATAGCCTCATCAAAGTCGGACAAGATTTAACTATTGAAATTGCCCAAAATGGCAGCTGGGTTGCGGGTGAGCTTTTTGAACAAGTTTGTGAACTGTTTGATTTAGAAGGTTATGACGAAGTTCATATTCAAGGCCCTGCCGGTGAAATTGTGTTAAACCAAGAAGGGATTACGCTGATTGGGAATGTGTATGTTGAGGGACCACTTACGGAAGATGCGGGAGCGGCTGATGGGGTAAGTCCGTTTGAAACCCAGCCTAATGGCTCACAACCGGTAGATATTCAAGATTTAATTATTTCATAG
- a CDS encoding DUF4123 domain-containing protein, whose translation MPHENLIYAVNAHQLSNNEQEDIIILIYATSAEIAKNHITVYQQQNQIRLQYSFLPLPLNTYFQRHADETLIAQLKTTAQELSEQHPVIIFNPNQYRENEKSTIACLIKTEFPLRREDERTPFLFQPIPDTIKPYLWPEDNSAGQCYAIINAEVSFWFPQRFELDDIHYACLFKGEEGEKRKRTAPYLLHLPENHSFVEELCSESPKGKESEDGFQQWNKSFGFFFRSTATFDELLNHFRKFIYMPTYDDRLLYFRFYDPIVLEQYFDRLIYYPKKLATFWGQGLIDSFILPKGNDVVHYIPTIDLAKITPAKKQFDKFELNTIVDERNSVLLKDLVTELLDTTPMLNDHYDRATIEKVVQHCYRLCQTYALHQTIDIGLFALLSLAYGNVIDILDPEKKINQILQSDIVEQKKRYLIKQRISVLENKNIIRNKLGANLHG comes from the coding sequence ATGCCACATGAAAATCTAATCTATGCCGTCAATGCTCACCAACTCTCCAATAATGAACAAGAAGATATTATTATCTTAATTTATGCCACCAGTGCCGAAATCGCCAAAAATCACATTACAGTTTACCAACAACAGAACCAAATTCGATTACAGTATTCTTTTCTTCCCCTACCCCTTAATACCTATTTTCAACGCCACGCCGATGAAACATTAATTGCGCAATTAAAAACAACAGCGCAAGAGTTATCGGAACAGCATCCGGTTATCATTTTCAATCCTAACCAATATCGAGAAAATGAAAAAAGCACAATAGCCTGTTTAATTAAAACCGAATTCCCGCTAAGACGAGAAGATGAACGTACGCCTTTCTTATTTCAACCTATTCCGGACACCATTAAGCCTTACCTATGGCCGGAAGATAATTCCGCCGGCCAATGCTATGCCATCATTAATGCCGAAGTGAGCTTTTGGTTTCCACAGCGTTTTGAGTTAGATGATATTCATTACGCTTGTTTATTTAAAGGTGAAGAGGGAGAAAAGAGAAAAAGAACTGCGCCTTATTTGTTGCACTTACCGGAAAATCACTCTTTTGTTGAAGAACTGTGCAGTGAAAGCCCGAAAGGAAAAGAGTCTGAGGATGGATTTCAACAGTGGAATAAATCATTTGGTTTTTTCTTCCGATCAACCGCTACATTTGATGAGTTACTGAATCATTTTAGAAAATTTATCTATATGCCAACTTATGATGATAGATTGCTCTATTTTCGTTTTTATGACCCAATAGTATTAGAACAATATTTTGACCGTTTAATATATTATCCAAAAAAATTAGCAACTTTTTGGGGGCAAGGCTTAATTGACTCCTTTATTTTGCCTAAGGGAAATGATGTTGTGCATTATATACCTACAATAGATTTGGCTAAAATAACACCGGCTAAAAAACAGTTTGATAAATTTGAATTAAATACAATTGTTGATGAAAGAAATTCTGTATTACTAAAAGATTTGGTTACTGAATTACTGGATACTACCCCAATGCTAAATGACCACTATGACAGAGCGACAATTGAAAAAGTCGTTCAACATTGCTATCGTCTTTGTCAAACTTATGCTTTACATCAAACTATTGATATTGGATTATTTGCTTTACTGAGTTTAGCCTATGGCAACGTAATTGATATATTAGATCCAGAGAAAAAAATTAATCAAATTTTGCAAAGTGATATCGTAGAACAAAAAAAACGATATCTTATAAAACAACGGATAAGCGTTCTAGAAAATAAAAATATTATCCGTAATAAATTGGGAGCAAATTTACATGGCTAA